Proteins encoded in a region of the Drosophila busckii strain San Diego stock center, stock number 13000-0081.31 chromosome 2L, ASM1175060v1, whole genome shotgun sequence genome:
- the LOC108608006 gene encoding uncharacterized protein KIAA2013 homolog, translated as MLFRSAKNKFEAADIMRRLKRFAEGTVSSYRRLFLMLLCVCIIFYMLPPIFRYLFLSAPQQKDPHSMCMDDRLTPYILQNYEYDANIRHVPPLLSDERDYLPYIGNGYIGLEVSSDAALNIKHGRAMQLPIRFQPVLSVAQNSGAPVEKEATVVEYLTGMVHRFQCLAGYFVSYTMYAHRTQPSVLMQELQITNTRNVVEDVDLMLPRSRLPKSTTRSLALSEPAQLGMFTYNALDVVTGTVQPSTEDPSKQIVVSIVKPKLEPKLQLRKRGTVRIIYPLVINYSKPVTDAQLKNTIDSLEQRSIQTMTNLLQKLSAKASGSGTLHSINTYRQEHINVWNDLWATGFTISSSKAENSLNGDRINATMYAVLSQVRSFEFEDLGAGAGTPALREDIAKALTYAEGCYDSYHTLQAENLWRDMTTLHQLNTLVSSWMLTLEKQGCHHLIRAGASGVIQAMTLSFGSFRFSNQHLECNMHPKFLHRDFHFRRLNYGNKTHVNVTIIVKEDNKAVINVALDRSDRSYYACDGGCLDEPVLLTQNRREFPVKLTEPLTAILYITEDKQHMEEIHHAIHVKEVVEAPAHEQHVIALHKHGHQLGGLPALFWVSVCAIIIVFHIFLCKLIIKEYCEPSDKLRYRYNKP; from the exons ATGTTGTTCCGATCggccaaaaacaaattcgAGGCCGCAGACATAATGCGCCGGCTGAAGCGTTTCGCCGAAGGGACAGTTTCCTCATATCGCCGTTTGTTTCTaatgctgctgtgtgtgtgcataatattttatatgctaccGCCAATCTTTCGTTATCTATTCCTTAGCGCGCCGCAACAAAAGG ATCCACATAGTATGTGCATGGACGACCGTCTCACGCCCTACATACTGCAAAACTATGAATACGATGCAAACATTCGTCACGTGCCGCCCCTGTTGTCTGACGAGCGCGACTATTTACCTTACATTGGCAATGGTTACATTGGCTTGGAGGTATCTAGTGATGCGGCGCTAAATATAAAGCATGGTCGAGCCATGCAGCTGCCCATACGCTTTCAGCCTGTATTGTCAGTAGCCCAGAACTCAGGCGCTCCTGTGGAAAAGGAGGCTACCGTTGTGGAGTATCTGACAGGCATGGTTCATCGTTTCCAGTGCCTTGCCGGCTACTTTGTGTCCTACACAATGTACGCACATCGCACTCAGCCCAGTGTGCTCATGCAGGAGCTGCAAATAACCAATACACGCAATGTTGTCGAAGACGTTGACCTCATGCTGCCACGTAGTCGATTACCCAAGTCCACCACGCGCAGCCTGGCTCTCAG CGAGCCGGCGCAGCTGGGCATGTTTACATACAATGCACTAGATGTCGTTACAGGCACGGTGCAGCCTTCCACAGAGGATCCAAGCAAACAGATTGTTGTTAGCATTGTAAAACCCAAACTGGAGCCAAAGCTACAGCTGCGCAAGCGTGGCACAGTGCGCATTATCTATCCGCTAGTCATCAACTATTCCAAGCCTGTAACTGATGCGCAGCTGAAGAACACAATAGACAGCCTGGAGCAACGCTCCATACAAACTATGACAAATCTGCTGCAGAAGCTTAGCGCCAAGGCGTCCGGCTCGGGCACGCTGCACAGCATCAATACGTATCGTCAGGAGCACATTAATGTGTGGAATGATCTGTGGGCAACAGGCTTCACCATTAGCAGCTCCAAGGCTGAGAATAGTCTGAACGGCGATCGCATAAATGCCACAATGTATGCCGTACTCTCGCAGGTGCGCAGCTTTGAGTTCGAGGACCTGGGCGCTGGTGCTGGCACGCCAGCACTACGTGAGGATATAGCCAAGGCATTGACATATGCCGAGGGCTGCTACGATTCCTACCATACGCTGCAGGCAGAGAATCTGTGGCGCGACATGACAACGCTTCATCAGCTGAATACGCTTGTGTCTTCCTGGATGCTGACGCTAGAGAAACAGGGCTGCCATCATCTGATACGCGCCGGCGCCTCTGGCGTCATACAAGCCATGACACTAAGTTTTGGCAGCTTTCGATTCAGCAATCAGCATCTGGAATGTAATATGCACCCCAAGTTTTTGCATCGTGACTTCCACTTCAGGCGCCTCAACTACGGCAACAAGACGCATGTGAATGTAACAATCATTGTCAAGGAGGACAATAAAGCGGTCATCAATGTGGCACTAGACCGCTCAGATCGCAGCTACTATGCCTGCGATGGCGGCTGTCTGGACGAGCCAGTGCTGCTAAC gcaAAATCGCCGTGAGTTCCCAGTGAAACTGACTGAACCCTTAACtgcaatattatatataaccGAAGATAAACAGCATATGGAAGAAATTCATCATGCAATACACGTCAAGGAGGTTGTCGAGG CTCCTGCGCATGAGCAACATGTGATTGCTCTACACAAGCATGGCCATCAGCTCGGCGGTCTGCCTGCTCTCTTCTGGGTTTCAGTGTGTGCAATAATTATAGTATTTCATATATTCTTATGTAAGCTTATTATCAAGGAATATTGCGAGCCAAGCGACAAATTAAGATATCGTTACAACAAACCGTGA
- the LOC108608005 gene encoding histidine triad nucleotide-binding protein 3: MKDTAKIRLKKKKLLLVSLIGVLLVLLFLNYTIGLGDYRKTEAPCLFCDIANKSLLPKLEYETDEYVIFKDKYPASTHHYLAVPKLHFESIKVLNRSHVGLVQRMHNGMVEFLIAKGIDTSKAVIGYHIPPFISQKHLHLHGISPPSEMSFWNRISFMSPSFWFKSSQNTLDSLKRLDL; this comes from the exons ATGAAAGATACTGCAAAAATACgcttgaagaaaaaaaagttgctcCTAGTTTCGTTAATTGGAGTTTTACTCGTGCTCCTATTTCTAAATTACACGATCGGGCTTGGAGACTATCGGAAGACGGAAGCGCCTTGCCTGTTTTGTGATATTGCTAACAAGAGCTTGTTACCAAAATTGGAATATGAAACCGATGAATACGTGATCTTTAAGGACAAGTATCCAGCTTCTACGCATCATTATTTGGCAGTACCAAAGCTCCATTTTGAGAGTATTAAGGTGCTCAACAGATCTCACGTTGGTTTGG TTCAACGTATGCATAATGGTATGGTGGAGTTTCTTATTGCAAAAGGTATTGATACATCCAAGGCAGTGATCGGCTATCACATCCCTCCTTTTATATcgcaaaaacatttgcatctGCATGGAATCTCACCTCCTTCAGAGATGAGTTTTTGGAATCGCATTAGCTTTATGTCACCATCATTTTGGTTCAAGTCG tctCAAAATACACTGGATTCCTTAAAGCGCTTGGATCTCTAA
- the LOC108608003 gene encoding BRCA2-interacting transcriptional repressor EMSY, translated as MWPQTLEMSRDECRGMLRRLELESYSNIISVFRAQGFLSEPKTKMLEELRQMFHITQERHRAEVRRAANDEQLCTIAENICGPNTWQEWSREGRRPYPLLPRINPQTALTIVANDLAVKLAAENAKLAKPAETGANLKELLKEQARFHALKHGTTKREEPHIIMEEPFKVPDVPNEVKKATLKRKEHETGDVKPNKKRNTAHDKQQGQAQQTSDRQQSINKEQDDYSMPLEQRPSPRTMQQRFFYQQNQKHKQRLANKRAASHSLSNHSGNALAVKTKPAKSGRRRAHKQLQQQLQQKQQLQLQQQQQLQQQQHQVLLMALPPAADSTPLPSTNHLVQPHVEYILDEALKSVAATKVKPMPAARVVYGPPEVLSPTVPRAFASSPVVIKEKLPLAVQTMPQQLPQQPPQQLSTPVKKYIVEERQPVSPANVSTANLPLAPQIISVQQIAAPPRVRTTSATILPPGSKLTPKKINLIDKQQIPIVANAAVRLLPYDHTSEMAPAASAAVSLPAPGISNLSSKLPAAATVQKFIVEERVPNQATTANQSGVATTLSNAPTVNIIKNIPASSLNNTLITPLAGSVTPATGPMFRKACTTTTTATSMAVASGTASTPQIIGNIKLTSGIKHVPSGTFRNIKDLLSKRQTFFGDRPSCILGSFITKLNPANVSGGGGAAAVTANAGGVTVSSAALSPTSGGTPTSPQPAQRPITIQKMQLLTPTQVISNAAGGTGITSGATKVKPTRITLAPAGVGKNNVVFLPTTGMRAVTLASTKPKPSTELVSAKPNVLVIGPASSANAVSNSQTATTATTAVTSKASKTHQTLITEDTPIDIINMPIIVADNGTTEPKAAAAKPAPVVVLNTTDWEVELDQASKAKGATGATTTKTNVSNSKQQAVEDVIVEEVIEDMEETQQNNRIIEVQEEDGSAIEYVDMELEQPIEIECTSNISPETMAPTNKQATMPDQKIADNLAMATVGALATTLP; from the exons ATGTGGCCCCAAACGCTGGAAATGTCCCGGGATGAGTGTCGAGGCATGCTGCGTCGACTTG AGCTTGAGTCGTATTCGAACATAATAAGCGTTTTTCGCGCGCAAGGCTTTCTCAGCGAGCCAAAGACTAAGATGCTCGAAGAGCTGCGCCAAATGTTTCACATAACACAGGAGCGTCATAGGGCCGAGGTGCGACGCGCTGCCAACGATGAGCAGCTCTGCACAATAGCTGAAAA TATTTGTGGACCGAACACATGGCAGGAGTGGTCACGTGAGGGTCGTCGTCCGTACCCGCTGCTGCCGCGCATTAATCCACAGACTGCGCTTACGATTGTGGCGAATGATCTGGCAGTTAAATTAGCAGCAGAAAATGCCAAGCTTGCTAAACCGGCCGAGACGGGCGCCAATCTTAAGGAGTTGCTGAAAGAGCAAGCCAGGTTCCACGCCCTTAAGCACGGCACAACGAAGCGGGAGGAGCCCCATATCATCATGGAGGAACCG TTCAAAGTTCCTGATGTTCCTAACGAGGTGAAAAAGGCGACTTTAAAGCGCAAGGAGCATGAAACTGGCGATGtaaagccaaataaaaagCGAAACACCGCACATGACAAGCAGCAGGGACAGGCGCAACAAACGTCCGATCGACAGCAAAGCATTAATAAGGAACAGGATGATTATTCAATGCCGTTAGAGCAACGGCCGAGTCCGCGTACCATGCAACAGCGCTTTTTCTATCAACAGAATCAGAAACACAAGCAGAGATTGGCAAACAAGAGAGCAGCGTCCCATTCACTGTCCAATCATAGCGGCAATGCGTTAGCTGTGAAAACTAAGCCTGCCAAGAGCGGACGTAGACGCGCACATAAACAGttacagcagcagttgcaacaaaaacaacaactacaactacaacagcagcagcaacttcagcaacaacaacatcaagtATTATTAATGGCGCTACCGCCAGCAGCGGACTCAACACCGCTGCCAAGTACCAATCATCTGGTGCAGCCGCATGTGGAATACATACTCGACGAGGCGCTTAAATcggttgctgccacaaaagttAAACCTATGCCGGCAGCTCGCGTAGTCTATGGCCCACCGGAGGTGCTGTCACCCACAGTGCCACGTGCATTCGCCAGTTCTCCCGTTGTTATCAAGGAAAAACTGCCTCTGGCTGTGCAAACCATGCCACAACAACTGCCCCAGCAGCCGCCACAACAGCTTAGCACGCCAGTTAAGAAATATATTGTGGAGGAGCGGCAGCCAGTCTCTCCTGCTAATGTATCCACAGCCAATCTGCCACTGGCGCCACAAATTATAAGCGTGCAACAAATAGCAGCACCGCCAAGGGTGCGCACTACTAGCGCTACCATACTGCCGCCTGGCAGCAAGCTCACGCCCAAGAAGATCAACCTAATTGATAAGCAGCAGATACCCATAGTGGCCAATGCGGCGGTGCGCCTCTTGCCCTACGATCACACAAG TGAAATGGCTCCAGCTGCCTCTGCCGCCGTATCTCTACCAGCGCCAGGCATTAGCAATCTCAGCAGCAAGCTGCCAGCTGCGGCGACTGTGCAGAAGTTCATTGTCGAGGAACGGGTACCCAATCAGGCAACCACAGCCAACCAGAGCGGCGTAGCCACAACGCTTAGCAACGCGCCTACAGTGAACATAATTAAGAACATACCGGCGAGCAGTCTAAACAACACGCTCATCACGCCGCTGGCCGGATCAGTTACCCCAGCTACCGGACCCATGTTCCGCAAGGCTTGCACAACAACCACAACGGCAACGTCAATGGCCGTAGCAAGCGGTACAGCCAGCACACCACAGATAATTGGAAACATTAAGTTGACTAGCGGCATTAAGCATGTGCCAAGCGGAACGTTTCGGAACATCAAAGATCTGCTCTCCAAACGGCAAACTTTTTTTGGGGATCGGCCAAGCTGCATACTGGGCAGCTTTATAACTAAACTCAACCCGGCAAATGTCTCCGGTGGTGGTGGCGCAGCTGCTGTGACCGCTAACGCTGGCGGCGTTACTGTGAGCAGTGCTGCGCTATCGCCCACTAGCGGTGGTACGCCAACTTCGCCTCAGCCTGCACAACGCCCGATTACGATACAAAAGATGCAGCTATTGACGCCCACGCAAGTGATTTCGAATGCCGCTGGCGGTACGGGTATCACTAGTGGCGCCACCAAGGTAAAACCCACCAGGATAACATTAGCTCCAGCTGGCGTGGGCAAGAATAACGTTGTGTTTCTACCCACCACTGGTATGCGGGCTGTGACGCTTGCCTCTACCAAACCTAAGCCCAGCACAGAGCTGGTATCCGCCAAGCCAAATGTCCTCGTCATCGGGCCTGCCTCCAGTGCCAACGCAGTGAGCAACTCACAGACTGCGACAACCGCAACGACAGCTGTGACGAGCAAGGCGAGCAAGACACATCAAACGCTGATTACGGAGGATACACCTATTGATATTATCAATATGCCCATCATAGTGGCCGATAATGGCACAACGGAACCGAAAGCGGCGGCTGCAAAGCCAGCGCCTGTTGTGGTGCTCAATACTACCGACTGGGAAGTGGAGTTGGATCAAGCTTCGAAGGCGAAAGGCGCTACCGGggcaaccacaacaaaaacaaacgtttcaaacagcaaacagcaggcGGTAGAGGATGTGATTGTGGAGGAGGTAATCGAGGATATGGAAGAAACGCAGCAAAACAATCGAA TCATTGAGGTGCAGGAGGAGGATGGCAGCGCCATTGAGTATGTGGacatggagctggagcagcccATTGAAATCGAGTGCACAAGCAACATATCGCCGGAGACAATGGCGCCCACGAATAAACAAGCAACGATGCCGGATCAGAAGATAGCCGATAacttggcaatggcaacagttgGAGCGCTTGCTACTACGTTGCCATAG
- the LOC108608004 gene encoding derlin-1: MDAGTWYKSLPRFTRYWLTATVALSLLCRFGLLPLEYMYLSRDLVLTRLQLWRCVTSLFVFPLSGATGFHFLINCYFITQYSARLEKDQYARSPADYMYLLIITAVLAVLGGMVFNLYFLMDMLVVAITYIWCQLNKEVVVSFWFGSRFKAMYLPWVLAGIELIFHGSLASLVGIFNGHVYYFLKFQYPQELGGNAFLETPQMLKRLVPDVSGGISGFGVPPESRAPPPRQSASSPWGRGMALGRN; this comes from the exons atgGACGCCGGCACCTGGTACAAATCCCTGCCGCGCTTCACACGCTACTGGCTGACGGCGACTGTTGCTCTCAGCCTGCTTTGCCGCTTTGGCCTGCTCCCATTG GAATACATGTATCTGTCAAGAGATCTTGTACTTACCCGCCTCCAGTTGTGGCGATGCGTCACGTCACTTTTTGTGTTTCCTCTAAGTGGTGCGACGGGCTTTCATTTTCTGATCAACTGCTACTTTATAACGCAGTACAGCGCACGTCTGGAGAAGGATCAGTATGCGAGAAGTCCTGCGGACTACATGTACTTGTTGATCATTACAGCAGTGCTGGCGGTTTTGGGCGGTATGGTGTTCAACTTGTACTTTTTGATGGATATGCTGGTCGTTGCTATAACCTACATCTGGTGTCAACTGAATAAAGAGGTTGTAGTCAGCTTTTGGTTTGGCAGTCGTTTTAAGGCCATGTATCTGCCTTGGGTGCTGGCGGGCATAGAGCTCATCTTCCATGGCTCCTTAGCTTCGCTGGTGGGCATATTCAATGGGCACGTGTACTACTTCTTAAAGTTCCAATATCCACAAGAACTGGGTGGCAATGCCTTTCTGGAAACACCTCAGATGCT CAAAAGGTTAGTACCTGATGTATCGGGCGGTATCAGCGGCTTCGGTGTGCCACCGGAAAGTAGAGCGCCGCCGCCACGCCAGTCGGCCAGCTCACCCTGGGGACGCGGCATGGCACTGGgaagaaattaa
- the LOC108608153 gene encoding LOW QUALITY PROTEIN: fez family zinc finger protein erm (The sequence of the model RefSeq protein was modified relative to this genomic sequence to represent the inferred CDS: deleted 1 base in 1 codon) produces the protein MQPCSPSGVIAMMPPSKSPIMETAASDNSQQTTSSSAEAKRSCPLKFSIAKIMEPDNKLQQQQQPQQQQQQPELELYADSERSCSPIEVTGDDEEPAVNYDSAFKKYVPGHISATAATTVNPAASSAVQQFVSTRHQELLSQYPLLYYAPNQLMCAAAAAQYAALTAQQQSLANAAHLSSFTASLNATLHHSQSLRRNLNHPLAAAAAAAAAAVAQSAQQQPAQSALEKSPLPARAHAHSHVTPHVSLKRKRSPQLELRTPPPAALTRASVSGSASSLRSRSRSPSPQGSLEDGSPGSANGGKPKTFSCLECGKVFNAHYNLTRHMPVHTGARPFVCKVCGKGFRQASTLCRHKIIHTSEKPHKCQTCGKAFNRSSTLNTHARIHAGYKPFVCEYCGKGFHQKGNYKNHKLTHSGEKAYKCNICNKAFHQIYNLTFHMHTHNDKKPYTCRVCAKGFCRNFDLKKHMRKLHEIVSDGLDDELPPAYERRREYTRREPLAASQLTPDSSSGSLSPPINVTTPPLSSGEMSNPAWPRQHYPSASTASSASATPSSHFSQLHAPSSHAHHHHPQQLQAPSDYHAGSSFLQLTHPHATQQLAQQQQPRLSAAAALDSVPFIAKVF, from the exons ATGCAACCGTGTAGTCCTTCGGGTGTAATTGCTATGATGCCGCCATCCAAGAGTCCCATTATGGAAACCGCCGCCAGCGACAACAGCCAGCAGACCACAAGCAGCTCGGCCGAGGCCAAGCGCAGCTGCCCACTCAAGTTCTCCATTGCCAAAATAATGGAGCCAGAcaacaagctgcaacagcagcagcagccacaacagcaacaacaacagcccgAGCTGGAGCTCTATGCCGACTCCGAGCGCAGCTGCAGTCCCATTGAGGTGACTGGCGACGACGAGGAGCCCGCTGTCAACTACGACTcggcatttaaaaaatacgtTCCCGGCCACATCAGCGCCACTGCCGCTACCACAGTCAATCCCGCT GCCTCCTCGGCGgtgcaacaatttgtcagCACGCGCCACCAGGAGCTGCTCTCGCAGTATCCGCTGCTCTACTATGCGCCCAATCAGCTCATgtgcgccgctgccgctgcacaaTACGCTGCTCTGACCGctcagcagcagtcgctggcCAATGCGGCACACCTGAGCAGCTTCACCGCTTCGCTGAATGCCACACTGCATCATTCGCAGTCGCTGCGCCGCAATCTCAATCAtccgctggcagcagctgccgccgccgcagccgccgctgtGGCTCAATccgcgcagcagcaaccagcgcAGTCAGCGTTGGAGAAGTCACCACTGCCAGCGCGCGCCCATGCCCACAGCCATGTGACGCCGCATGTGAGTCTCAAGCGCAAGCGTTCGCCACAGTTGGAGCTACGCacgccgccgccagctgcgTTGACGCGTGCCTCAGTCTCGGGCAGCGCCTCGTCGCTGCGTTCGCGCTCACGCTCGCCCTCACCGCAAGGCTCGCTTGAGGACGGCAGTCCGGGCAGCGCCAATGGCGGCAAGCCCAAGACATTCAGCTGCCTGGAATGCGGCAAGGTCTTCAATGCGCACTACAATCTGACGCGGCACATGCCCGTGCATACGGGCGCGCGTCCGTTTGTCTGCAAGGTGTGCGGCAAGGGCTTTCGCCAGGCCTCGACGCTCTGCCGGCACAAGATCATCCATACGTCGGAGAAGCCGCACAAGTGCCAGACCTGCGGCAAGGCCTTCAATCGCAGCTCCACCTTGAACACCCACGCACGCATCCACGCCGGCTACAAGCCCTTCGTCTGCGAATACTGCGGCAAGGGCTTCCACCAGAAGGGCAACTACAAGAACCACAAGCTCACCCACAGCGGCGAGAAGGCCTACAAGTGCAACATCTGCAACAAGGCCTTCCACCAGATCTACAATCTCACCTTCCACATGCACACGCACAACGACAAAAAGCCGTACACGTGTCGCGTCTGCGCCAAGGGCTTCTGCCGCAACTTCGATCTGAAGAAGCACATGCGCAAGCTCCACGAGATTGTCAGCGACGGACTGGACGACGAGCTGCCGCCCGCCTATGAGCGGCGACGCGAGTACACGCGACGTGAGCCGCTCGCCGCCAGCCAGCTGACGCCGGACTCCTCCTCGGGCAGTCTGTCGCCGCCCATTAATGTCACCACGCCGCCGTTGTCCAGCGGCGAGATGAGCAATCCCGCCTGGCCACGCCAGCACTATCCCAGCGCCAGCACTGCCAGCAGCGCctctgccacgcccagcagtCACTTCAGTCAATTGCATGCCCCATCATCGCatgcgcatcatcatcatccgcagcagctgcaggcgccCAGCGATTACCACGCCGGCTCCTCCTTTCTGCAGTTGACCCATccgcatgccacacagcagctggcgcagcagcagcagccacgtctcagcgccgccgccgctctgGACAGCGTGCCCTTCATAGCCAAGGTCTTCTGA
- the LOC108606970 gene encoding protein lifeguard 3, whose protein sequence is MRGGTSDEMHAWGHKKELDIVYTTDWDDRGTRQRFISKVCMILSIQLLFTVACVSFFLFYKPAGDWVRGQWIMAICCSCVTMMLMFIFCCCSQYARTVPWNYIILIIFTVCEMLLLSFITSWYKTKWVFIAMGATCGVVIFLGAFALFVPYDFTRWGTYLFGAGVALMIMGIFYAIFGLHDKIFGWIIASFGLTLASLYLVFDIQLMTGKHKNAYDESDYVFAAISIYVDIINIFYYILMMLGLAN, encoded by the exons atgcgAGGTGGCACAAGCGACGAGATGCATGCCTGGGGGCATAAGAAGGAGTTGGACATTGTCTACACCACCGACTGGGATGATCGGGGCACAAGGCAACGGTTTATTTCGAAAGTTTGCATGATCCTCAGC ATTCAACTGCTGTTCACGGTTGCCTGCGTAAGCTTTTTCTTGTTTTACAAGCCTGCTGGGGATTGGGTGCGAGGACAATGGATAATGgcaatttgctgcagttgcgtCACTATGATGctcatgtttatattttgctgctgctctcaatATGCGCGCACAGTTCCATggaattatataatattaattatatttacgGTATGTGAAATGCTACTGCTAAGCTTTATCACCTCCTggtacaaaacaaaatgg GTTTTTATAGCCATGGGTGCCACTTGCGGCGTTGTCATTTTTCTTGGGGCATTCGCACTCTTTGTGCCCTACGACTTTACGCGCTGGGGCACGTATTTATTTGGAGCCGGTGTTGCACTTATGATCATGggaatattttatgctatttttggCTTGCATGATAAAATTTTTGGCTGGATTATTGCGAGTTTTGGACTTACGTTAGCGTCACTTTATCTCGTATTCGACATACAATTGATGACgggcaaacataaaaatgcatatgACGAGAGCGATTATGTTTTTGCTGCCATTTCCATCTATGTGGACATtatcaatatattttactatattCTAATGATGCTGGGCCTAGCAAACTGA
- the LOC108606985 gene encoding LOW QUALITY PROTEIN: uncharacterized protein LOC108606985 (The sequence of the model RefSeq protein was modified relative to this genomic sequence to represent the inferred CDS: deleted 1 base in 1 codon) yields the protein MGEVQRLLDELSQTLCKFREMRRVAMINLLNQVRCCECGHKKRLSAPCNRRQRSSRGRAAHRMCPGLLTACLSLMLLLTIYGGHLARRYNHVRAYGSNACGSTFFYTYTDCDVCV from the exons ATGGGCGAGGTACAGCGTTTGCTGGACGAGCTAAGTCAGACGCTCTGCAAATTCCGGGAGATGCGACGCGTGGCTATGATCAATTTACTCAATCAGGTGCGTTGCTGTGAGTGCGGGCACAAGAAGCGTTTG TCTGCGCCGTGCAACAGACGccaaagaagcagcagaggaAGAGCTGCTCATCGAATGTGTCCAGGTCTGCTCACTGCTTGCCTCAgtctgatgctgctgcttaccaTCTACGGCGGGCATCTGGCACGGCGCTATAATCACGTGCGTGCCTACGGCAGCAACGCCTGTGGATCCACGTTCTTTTACACCTACACGGACTGCGATGTGTGTGTCTAG
- the LOC108608237 gene encoding facilitated trehalose transporter Tret1-like, translating into MLTFIYGAAIAWLSASYLQLQSKNSRLLTGPLSKSELGWISAALAPGAFCGSICLTWLADKLGRKRCLQFLALPMLLSWLLIATARYPVQLCVSRFLAGCSGGTVFSVIPVYVTEIAENRLRSTLGTFLGLSCGLGVLIIYVLNYFFDYVHVAWFMCGLPVLFVCCFQRNPETAQYLVKADKAAAERSLCFYRGNCATDKELTQLCEPLQKVEIVYAAAKAPAKSKTRKAFFIGLGLVLTLELSGCIVMMSFAAIIFNKAGSHLPAMISAIIVSSIYLIGCYVAALFVERAGRKTMLLCSICGICVGEIMMASYYQLTAMGYDTHAFNWLPVAGFSLMAFTCACGATSVTYVILAEIMPPKLRVTLVRLEMSILFILASIIAFSFTYLSAYLGMGGLIFTFAAFSFIGAVFVLIFVPETKGKSIEDIQESL; encoded by the exons ATGTTAACGTTCATATATGGCGCCGCCATAGCTTGGCTCTCAGCCAGCTATCTACAGCTGCAGAGTAAAAACAGTCGCTTGCTAACTGGACCACTGAGCAAATCCGAGCTGGGCTGGATATCTGCGGCATTGGCGCCAGGCGCATTTTGCGGCAGCATCTGCTTGACCTGGCTAGCTGACAAGCTGGGACGCAAGCGCTGCCTGCAATTCTTAGCCCTGCCCATGCTG CTGTCTTGGCTACTGATTGCCACAGCACGCTATCCAGTTCAACTGTGTGTATCACGTTTTCTTGCCGGCTGCTCTGGCGGCACCGTCTTCTCCGTCATACCCGTGTACGTTACAGAAATAGCTGAGAATCGTCTACGCAGCACTCTGGGCACCTTTCTCGGCTTAAGCTGCGGTTTGGGCGTGCTGATCATCTATGTGCTTAATTATTTCTTCGACTATGTGCACGTTGCTTGGTTTATGTGTGGACTGCCTGTGctttttgtctgctgctttcAACGTAATCCAGAGACAGCACAATATCTGGTTAAAGCCgacaaggcagcagcagagcgatcgctttgcttttatcgCGGTAACTGCGCTACGGACAAGGAGCTGACCCAACTATGCGAGCCACTGCAGAAGGTGGAGATTGTCTATGCTGCAGCTAAGGCGCCAG CCAAGTCTAAGACGCGCAAGGCATTCTTCATTGGCCTAGGACTAGTGCTCACGCTTGAGCTGTCTGGCTGCATTGTCATGATGAGTTTCGCAGCCATAATCTTCAATAAAGCTGGCTCCCATTTGCCCGCTATGATCTCGGCCATCATTGTGAGCTCTATATATTTGATTGGCTGCTATGTGGCTGCGCTGTTTGTAGAACGCGCTGGACGCAAGACCATGTTGCTCTGCTCCATCTGCGGCATCTGTGTGGGCGAAATTATGATGGCCAGCTATTATCAGCTGACTGCCATGGGCTATGACACTCACGCCTTCAACTGGCTGCCCGTCGCTGGCTTCTCCTTGATGGCGTTCACCTGCGCCTGCGGTGCCACATCTGTGACATATGTGATTCTAGCCGAGATTATGCCGCCCAAGCTGCGAGTTACTCTTGTTAGACTGGAAATGTCTATACTATTCATATTGGCCAGCATAATTGCTTTT AGCTTTACATATTTGAGCGCGTACTTGGGCATGGGCGGACTTATCTTTACGTTTGCTGCATTCTCATTTATTGGCGCTGTATTTGTTCTAATCTTTGTGCCCGAAACCAAAGGTAAATCCATCGAAGACATACAAGAGAGCCTCTAA